GTGACTTTGCCTGGTAATACAGCATCGAATCGTAGGCGTTGTGGCCCGGGCACTGGGCAAGCACGTCGGTAAGAATGTTTTCAACGTCCCAATATTTTTTTTTGTTGAACTTCTCGACGGCCTTTTTGAATTTGCCGTCGCAGTCGTAGAGATGTTTGGCCCTCGGCAGTTTAACGGTATCAGCCGCCAGCGCAAAAAAGGCAAAAACAAGCAGCAACGTGATGACGGAGGAGAGTGATTTTTCTTTCATTTCATTTCCTGTTTTTGCCGAGCCTCATGCCCGGCAATGCACCTCAAAATACTTTTTATTACGTGCAAGTGGTATAAAGTGATGGATGAGTTCGCGAACTTTTATTAAAAGAAAATTAGGCTGGGCGTTCCCCTCCCCTCACACAGTTCGGGTCGGGTCGGTCTCCCTACAGGCTCGGCTACTCGCCTCGTTGCCGGACCGCCCGCGTCTTGATATACCACTTCAACTAAAGAGTGGCTACTCGACGACCGGGCCGTGTTAAAAGCCGGCATGAGGCAAACGACATAGTAAAATGCGCGAAGCGCAACTACCTTACATCAGGGAACAAAGTGACAATTCGCATTTGCTCAATTGATTTTGCTGCGCGTTAGGCCGGAACGGAGGTCGCTCTGGAGAGCGATGCTGCCCGGACGCCCCGCAAAGCGGCCTCGCGCCGGGCAGCCCGAGGCGTAGCCGAGACCGGAGCGAGGGCCGACCCGAGCCTAAGTCTTGACGAAGGCGAGGGGAACGCCCAGATCTTTTTTTATTAGCTACTTCATATCGCTTAAATACTTCTGCGCCCGGGGCACATACTCGCTTCCCGGATATTGCTCGATCAGCTTTTTCAATTCCGTCTTTGCAAGTTCGTTTTGTCCCATTTTCATATAGCACATGCCGAGCTTGAGCTGCGCGGCGTCGGCCTTGGCGCTGTTGGCGAAGGTGAGTACTTTCTGGAACTGTAAAACCGCCTTTGTCCAGTCGAGCAATGCGTAGCTGCATTCGCCGCTCCAGTACCAGCAGTTGGCGGTAAAGGCGCCGGCGGGATACTGCCTGATGATATCGGAAAACATTTTCTGCGCCTGCTCGTAATTTCGGCTGTTGAAGGCGCGCAGCGCGGCCTGGTAGGCATCGTTCTCGGATCCGGCCGCCGGAACGGCCGGCGCGGGCGACGGCACCGGGGCGACCGTCGCTGTTTTAGCGGGCAGCCTCGACGCGGATGCGTCCTGCAGCGCCGCAACTTTTGCCTGCAGGTCCTTCACGGCCTCTGCGAGAAACGCAAGCCTGGTTTCCAGCTCCTCGATTTTCGCAGAGGAATTGTTTGCCCCGTCCGCCGAAACAACGGCCGGTCTCTTGTCAATCTCGGCGAGCCTGGCGTCGACGGCGTCAATTGCGGCCCGGGCCTCGCGCGCGGCCTTGAGCGCCTCCTCGGAATTTTCCTTCACTTGCACAATGTCAATCTCCGGAAGCACTGAACCGTCCTGCGTTCCGGGCGCCGTGCCGGCGCAGCCGGAGAACAGCGCAAAGGCCGCGCCGTAGGCAATCAAAGCACCTGATGAATGTTTCATGGTTCCTTTTCCCCAATAAAAAGTAGCCTATTAAAGTATATATTCATCCGGAGGCCGGTCAAATCAATGTTTCCTTGAAGGCCGCTCAACAACGAGGTATTTTAAAAAAAATGATTCTCTACCGTTACATCATCCGGGAGCACATTCTTCCGTTTTTGTATTCCCTCGGGATCATCATTTTCATATTGTCCATGCAGTTCCTGGTGCAACTGCTGCCGAACATCATCGCAAAGGGGCTGAGCCCCGGTGTCGTGCTAGAACTCTATCTTATCAACATCGCGTGGGTGATGGCGCTCGCCATACCCATGGCGATCCTCGTCTCGACGCTCATGGCGTTCGGCCAGATGTCGGGCAACAACGAGATCATGGCGATCAAGGCGTCGGGCCACAACGTCACCTTCCTCCTGGCGCCGGTGTTCGCCGCGGCCTGCGTGCTCACGGTGCTCACCAATTACTTTAGCAACGACATCCTGCCCGACGCCAACCACCATGCCACGAACCTGCTCACCGACATCTCGCGCAAGAAGCCGGCCGCGCTCCTGGAGCCGGGCGTGCTCATCACCTCGTTCGAGAATTACGCCCTCTACGCGAAAAAGGTGAACGCGAACACCGGCGCGCTCAGGGACGTCAAGATCTTCTCCCAGGTGCCGGGCGAGGACCCGTCCACCACCGTGGCGGACCACGGCGAGGTCACCTTGACAAAGGATGAAAAGCTCCTCAGGCTCACGCTGTACAACGGCGAAACCCACCGGCAGAGCGTCAAAAACAAGAATGAATATTTCGTGGGCCGCTTCAAGCGGCAGGTCATTTTCATCAAAAACGTCGACACCGAGCTCAAGCGCACCAACTCGAGCAACCGGAGCGACCGCGAGATGAGCTCGGAAATGATGCTCGACGAGATCGCGCAGTACAAAAGAACGAGGGCGTCGTATTTCAAAAGTTTTGCGGGCGTCATCGACTCGTCGCTGTCGCGGATCGACGCGCTTGAGCGTATGGCCCGGGACACCGGCGCCGCGGCACCGCGCGATTCGGCCGCCGATTCGGCGAAAACGTTCGCCGCGTGGCTCTCGATGTTCAACACGCCGGCGGCGAAAGAAATAGGCGCCACCGACGCCCGGAGCGCGCAGAGCCTCTCGGGCCGCCTCGCATCCCAGGCGCGATACGAAACCCAAAAGATTGCCCAACTCATGGTGGAGGTGCATAAAAAATTTTCCATCCCGGTTGCGTGCATCGTTTTCGTGCTCATCGGCGCGCCGCTGGGGATCATGGCAAGGCGCGGCGGCATCGCGGTGGGCGCCGCCTACAGCCTGTTCTTCTTCATTGTCTACTGGGCGTTTCTCATCGCCGGCGAAAGCATGGCCGATAACTTGGTCATATCGCCGTTTGCGGCGATGTGGACCGCCAACATCGTGATCGGCGCCTGCGGCATCTTCCTGCTCCTGCTCATGATAAAAGAGACGAAATTCATCTCCTTCGGGTTTTTCTGGAAGCTGTACCACGCCGTGTTCGGAAAGCCCGCTGAGGGAGCGGGGGCCGGGCGCGGCATCGGAAGCACCCTGCGCCTTTACTGGAAGGAATCCGTGGAGGTCCCTTACCGGCTGCTTTCGCGAGTCATCGGCATACTGCCCGCCTATCTCATCAGGAAATTCTTGGGATACCTGGGCGGGCTGTTCATCGTCATCGTCATAACGGTGATCGTGGTCGACTACGTCTCGAACCTCAGGCGTTTCGAGGATGCGTCGTTTTTCACGGTCGCGCTGTACTACTGGTACTACCTTCCCTGGCTCTTCGGGTTCGTGTTCCCCATCGTGATTCTTCTTTCGTCAATGGCCTCCATCGGCTCCATGGCGCGCCAGAACGAGCTCACCGCCATCAAGGCCGCGGGCGTCAACATCCGCCAGCTCACCCTTGCGCTGCTCGTGCTCGGCATGCTGTGCGCCGGATTCGGGTTCTACATCAGCGAAGGCGTTCTGCCGCAGGCCAACACGGCGCGGCGGCAACTCGACGACCAGATGCAGGAGCACCGGTCGGTGGCGCGCGGGGCTCCGGCGCCGCCGCGCGGCAAGCCGCCGGCCACGCATCAGGAATACCGCCGCAAT
This genomic interval from Chitinivibrionales bacterium contains the following:
- a CDS encoding tetratricopeptide repeat protein, producing MKHSSGALIAYGAAFALFSGCAGTAPGTQDGSVLPEIDIVQVKENSEEALKAAREARAAIDAVDARLAEIDKRPAVVSADGANNSSAKIEELETRLAFLAEAVKDLQAKVAALQDASASRLPAKTATVAPVPSPAPAVPAAGSENDAYQAALRAFNSRNYEQAQKMFSDIIRQYPAGAFTANCWYWSGECSYALLDWTKAVLQFQKVLTFANSAKADAAQLKLGMCYMKMGQNELAKTELKKLIEQYPGSEYVPRAQKYLSDMK
- a CDS encoding LptF/LptG family permease, with product MILYRYIIREHILPFLYSLGIIIFILSMQFLVQLLPNIIAKGLSPGVVLELYLINIAWVMALAIPMAILVSTLMAFGQMSGNNEIMAIKASGHNVTFLLAPVFAAACVLTVLTNYFSNDILPDANHHATNLLTDISRKKPAALLEPGVLITSFENYALYAKKVNANTGALRDVKIFSQVPGEDPSTTVADHGEVTLTKDEKLLRLTLYNGETHRQSVKNKNEYFVGRFKRQVIFIKNVDTELKRTNSSNRSDREMSSEMMLDEIAQYKRTRASYFKSFAGVIDSSLSRIDALERMARDTGAAAPRDSAADSAKTFAAWLSMFNTPAAKEIGATDARSAQSLSGRLASQARYETQKIAQLMVEVHKKFSIPVACIVFVLIGAPLGIMARRGGIAVGAAYSLFFFIVYWAFLIAGESMADNLVISPFAAMWTANIVIGACGIFLLLLMIKETKFISFGFFWKLYHAVFGKPAEGAGAGRGIGSTLRLYWKESVEVPYRLLSRVIGILPAYLIRKFLGYLGGLFIVIVITVIVVDYVSNLRRFEDASFFTVALYYWYYLPWLFGFVFPIVILLSSMASIGSMARQNELTAIKAAGVNIRQLTLALLVLGMLCAGFGFYISEGVLPQANTARRQLDDQMQEHRSVARGAPAPPRGKPPATHQEYRRNFYYFGDSRNIYFFSDFRTEPLYARCVRRETFDGHVISRRIAADAADYKNGKWKFVKGTVTTFVRDSASVRPFDTLADTILSVKPEDMVAQIRSPEEMGYWELASYINKSRRRGEDVSKWRAQLDFKIALPFMNFIVILLGLSISARAGRKGGAVLFGIGLMLCFSFWIISQFAISFAQNGQIPALVGAWFGNILFLAVALPLYQRASR